Within Cydia fagiglandana chromosome 1, ilCydFagi1.1, whole genome shotgun sequence, the genomic segment gccatcggatgaaatcgttgactagccaacgttaccaaaatacacaaaggcccattgttgggcatctgtgctacagcgaatgttggtaaatgcgatggtgggccaatacaaaattaacgttggctacggaacgaacctcatcccaacgttttccctaccgttggcaccgtgggccccaacgaaaatgctactagggtagGTGCGTAAAAAAGGTATAAAACCAATCAACTACATTTCaggaaaaaataatattactttATGTTTGCCtcaaatacgagtataatattattaaaaaacgcAGCAAAATCAAGGCACCCAAAAAAATAGGGGCgtctaaaataataagttgGCAACTGGTCTTATACCTACAGGATACctaaaattatacctatgttAAGATACCTATGTCTGATGTACAtaggtcggtaggtaggtactcagtttttaaatacataatttaaacATTATACGATACCTAGTACTTGAAATTGACAAATTTTCAAATCCACATAACATCTCAACATATGAAATCAGATGAACTTACAAAACAGAAATACTCAAGATTTTCCAGTACTGCCAGCAAAGCAGCATTAGCAGTATAAAGAATGAATTTTAGTTTTGCCAAGTTTTAAAAGGTTTGTTATTTCCGGCACTTTACAACAGCGAATAATTCTGAGAACATTACAATTTCCTGATCTgtgtacctataaaataataaagattaACTTTGAATCCGTACCAGAAACAACATCCACGTGACTTCGTCCCTCATCTTCGGCAGCACAAACACCTGGAAACTACTGGATCGACAGCGCCATGTCCACTCTCTCAGGCAAATATAACAAAGGCATCTCGCAAAACTATCCTACAGTCAGTCCTAAAGTCCGCGGCTCCCGCACTTGGTACAACTAAGCGTAATCTTCAAGCCCTATATTCGGTTTTCGAACTAGAGGAAGCGTTTCGCTTCTAGTACGCGAGTGCTTCGCGCGCGCGCTGCGGCCAACTACGCCGCTCGACAATCCGTGGTGACCTTCCCAATTAAGAATTAATTCATTACTGCACTTTCTTATGACACGGCTATAGCCACGAGAGAAAAACATTATAATACAATAAAGTTTATTAATAACTCTTTTTTTACATTCTTTacattttttatgttaaaattgTTGATAGCCAAAATATATACACTACTAGTAAATTACAACAAATTAAAAGTGTAATGTAATGTTGAATTATGATAGTTAGTATGTCTACTCTGTCTTCTTATAGTAAAGAAGATGAGGAATAATTACGACTGCTATTTACAATTTACATTATTCGATCAACATCAAATCAAATCGTCAAATTCGAAAAATAGAAAATCGTTATCTGCCCTTCTATCGGTCTTGCACGGAGAGGAAGATAACGTTTTTCTACTTTTCGAGgttggcggtaggccctcaggtctAAAATGACGCCTTCCTTAGGTGACGCTGCGCCAGCGCTTTACGCCACCTATTCAGGCTTTGGTCTCCGGTCTCATACGTACACTCATCCGGAAAATATTGGAGGCTAATCTAATGCGGCTTCTATCGAGTCAGTGTCCGTAGTAAGGGTCGTGGTCGTGGTGGTaggcgggcggcggcgccgcGTACTGCGGTTCGTACTGCGGCTGCGGGGGGTACGCAGGGGCCTGAAACAATTTaatctagtttagtattttataaaattaattaattttgaatctACTGAGCTCAAAACCTAAACACACccagccaagatgacaatcgatCATGCTACGAAAAGTTACGTGATGTGAGGTTTGGactggcgttttctatcaacgattctATCAacgtcatcttggctaggcacccaggttgCTCGTTATTAGTAATAGGCATGTTGACATGAATCGCGAATATAGAACATGTTATGTTTTTACCATAGCAGGGAATATTAGAATGCTgaaaatcatattttgcaagtgtaaatatgcgtaataaattaattaaaaataatcaaaagtatttaaaataatgcccAGTATCACGTGACTGTAAACGCCAATCGGAGCGCGTGACGTCATGACATGAGAAACACCACAGGCAAGTCGTCAAACATGACCGTAATCCATACGATACCACCAAAGAGTTAGGATGTTCAAAAACTGTatactgtattttttatttctacaatagacatttattacgtacaaaaaatattattacaagacatgaagtatatatttatttgttatttaataaataaaatgttatataatacgatatttcaccaaaatattttcaataatttggctgaatggaactatcattGCCACGTTGGCTGtcggaaacaaaaaaataaaaaataaaaagttatatcTGCGCCCGCTatatttacattcaaaattttagttgtatcataataatttatcttaaattgtaactgtaagtgtttttatgtgAAAGCAGTTATTgtgattcatttttgaaatgtttttatcatcgctgaacgtaatatgtatacatatagtgcgcaattaacaatatcattcaagtcaaaattcgtaactgcaacgtaagtatcatgtaacaaatatttgtttatactcTAGGCTATTGATTGTTGTTCTTTTACACATAGGCACTGCATAAGACAtgtaaaacttgttattcattattttagcttaCGTAATACTTATCTTTTAGAAAGagagataaattaaatactacagCTTTTGATCTACGCTAGGACTGACattttggcagcagtttgtttatttatctgtttgtgacgtcacgtgacagcttggagcgtttaggctcaaactttaaacactaaacgaattaagctctatttagtgtttaaaattaatgaataaaaattttaaatatttttttttgtaataattacgtgtctatctataaaatgaatacagttctaaaaaaTTGTCAACATGCCTATTATGTTGTTGACAACCAGAGTTTCGGTAGTTGCATGCGAAACGTGATTTTCAGACCGAAAATGAGGTCCAGTAAACTACGTTAGGACCGTTAGGCTACGTTCACATGGCGACTATTCGATTCGATATTTTCTCGCATACGGTTTTATCGTATACGGGACGTCTGTTCACACGGCACAAGATCCATTCGGTTTTTCTCGTATACGATATTGCCGTATACGTGACAGCCGCTCACACGGCGTCTAAATATTCGATGCAATTACCTGCCGCCACACCACCAGTCGTTGAGTGCACGCCGACATGGATCCCCGTATTCCAATCCTTTTATATTGATATTTAAGGAGGAGGCATCGGCGCCCGAGAAGATATTGGGTCCATCCTTTAATGATCCTTTATTAAAAACAGGTTGGCACCGACAAAGAAGATTCGAAGCGTGTTTTCAAGACATCAGAAATGATGAACGTGTGTTCTTTAATTATTTTCATATGTCAATAGCCAGCTTTGATCAACGTTTCGAACACAACTGCCGGCTGCCTACCCCGCGCGCGTCTCGTATACGAGAAACTAGTTTGTCCGTGTGAACGACTCAACGTAAACGTAAGCGCCACTGAGTATCGCATTCGATAAAATCGTTCCGAGAATCTCGCATTCCCGGTGGCAAGACCCTACGGTATACGGTAAAAAATATGTCTCGAATACGAGATTTTCTCGTATAGATGCCGTGTGAACGATTTTCAGAGTTGCCATACCAATTTTGCTGTCACTACGATATTCGATAAAATCTCGTATACGGTATACGGGAAAAATGACGCCGTGTGAACGTAGCCTTAGGTGTTTCCACATAAGTACCTACGGCCTGTTTggctgtatatatatataagccATCTACGTATTACAATTATAGTCTCATAATAAAGTTAACATGTAGGCACAGAATGCACAGaacaataagtacttattaaggTCATTAGTTGTTTCAATTAGGAAGTTTAAACAAAaggaatttattttttatgacacgtacctacctacctacatatttatttaagtaagttGTTATTAGGCATTTCAGTCACAAtctgttaaataaaatacaaacatacAAGTAGTCACGCACCTGAGGATAGCTTTGATAACTGACAGGCTTCTTCTTCTCCACCACCAGTTCTATCGGCTTCTTCTTCAAATGGTACTCCAAGAGCTCCTTCAGCTTCAGCTTGGTGGTGAGCACGTTCGCCGCCAGGGCTTTATCGAAGGCCTTGAGTTCTTTTATCTTGGCCTTGATGGCCCAGAGGCCGTCCTTGAGGAGGTCCAGCTTGCCTGGCTCCAGGTCTTCTTCCTGGTACTCGTCGTGGTCGTAGGAGGGCGTGTCGTAGGCGGCGCGGTACAGTTGTTGCTCCTCGGCGTCGAGCTCCGCGAAGCGGGGCACGTGCCGGGTTAGCACTGGAATGTAGGGGTTAAATGATTCCGTCCATGTAAAAACCACTATACAAAATTTTCCTATTATCAATTTGAAACTTGTTGCATGGTAAATTGGGATCAATTTCGCTTGAACTTTAAACAATGAGACATAAGAAAAcctactttatttggtttatGAAAAGGTTCTAATTAATATTTTGAAATGGAGTGTAAATTGTAATACACATTTCAGCGGTCGACTGCTATGCTAGTCGTTAATCGGATCGTTATGTCCTTTTTATACGAAAATACGTCACACAACTATCTTATGACGAAATACTCTAGAAACAGTATCTGaggtatcaaaatataaaaaccaTATTAGTCTGAGTCagaaggtacctatattaaatgGGTAGTCATTAGATGGATTTCATATCATTATGATttcaacatttttattatattttcttttcCCATTGTAGGTAAGCACTCATTACATAACGTGAGTAGGTATAtgcgtaaaataaaatacaaaaaaaactgcCCATGTAAAAGTTACAAAGAAGAACTGTAGGAAAGCATATAACtttctttttagtgttccgtacaaaactttgtttacggaacacttatggga encodes:
- the LOC134671191 gene encoding uncharacterized protein LOC134671191, whose translation is MLRYTICLVLVLSPVLTRHVPRFAELDAEEQQLYRAAYDTPSYDHDEYQEEDLEPGKLDLLKDGLWAIKAKIKELKAFDKALAANVLTTKLKLKELLEYHLKKKPIELVVEKKKPVSYQSYPQAPAYPPQPQYEPQYAAPPPAYHHDHDPYYGH